The Paraburkholderia bonniea genome includes a window with the following:
- a CDS encoding DUF969 domain-containing protein — protein sequence MLVLIGVPIVVIGFALRFNALLVVTVAGIATGLAGGLDPVAIVSAFGRAFAENRYMGLIWLTLPVIALLERNGLKEQARHLISRVQAATAGRVLMLYFVIRQATAALGLTSLGGHAQMVRPLIAPMAEAAAVNQHGELPDAVRQQIRANAAAADNIGVFFGEDIFIAIQSILLIKGFLEQNGIVVEPLHLSVWAIPTAIAALIIHCVRLMLFDRSLSSQLSLAARSAAR from the coding sequence ATGCTGGTGTTGATTGGGGTGCCGATTGTCGTGATCGGCTTTGCGCTGCGCTTTAACGCGCTGCTGGTGGTCACGGTGGCGGGCATCGCCACCGGGCTGGCGGGCGGGCTAGACCCGGTGGCAATCGTCAGCGCCTTTGGCCGCGCCTTCGCCGAAAACCGCTACATGGGATTGATCTGGCTCACGTTGCCCGTGATTGCGCTACTTGAGCGCAACGGCCTGAAAGAACAAGCGCGCCATCTGATCTCGCGGGTGCAGGCCGCCACGGCTGGCCGGGTGCTGATGCTCTATTTCGTGATTCGCCAGGCCACCGCCGCGCTGGGCCTGACTTCGCTAGGCGGGCATGCGCAAATGGTGCGTCCGTTGATTGCACCGATGGCCGAAGCCGCCGCCGTGAACCAGCATGGCGAATTGCCCGATGCAGTGCGCCAGCAAATCCGCGCGAACGCCGCCGCTGCCGACAACATCGGCGTGTTTTTTGGCGAAGACATCTTTATTGCCATCCAGTCGATCCTGCTTATCAAAGGCTTTCTTGAACAAAACGGCATCGTGGTCGAGCCACTGCATCTGTCGGTCTGGGCAATCCCGACGGCCATCGCGGCGCTCATCATTCACTGCGTGCGGCTGATGTTGTTCGATCGCAGCCTCTCATCCCAGTTGAGCCTTGCCGCCCGGAGTGCTGCACGATGA
- a CDS encoding DUF2891 domain-containing protein — protein MTTQLTADLAAKFATLALAHLPREYPNKLTHTLAGPEDVQGPRALHPVFYGSYDWHSSVHGYWLVLHLLGRFPDLPQAAQIVTLTGQHFTAANFAQEQAYLDLPHNQGFERPYGWAWLLALAAELDTLALALPQARGWATALAPLTKTFVARFMEFLPKATYPLRVGTHFNTAFALALALDFATRTGHSALTQLITATAQRWYGNDVACQAWEPSGDEFLSPALMEAELMRRVLAPEAFITWLGRFLPDLAARQPATLFTPATVTDRSDGKIAHLDGLNLSRAWCQRALARALPPGDARSDVLHEAAERHLASALPHVAGDYMGEHWLATFATLALEA, from the coding sequence ATGACCACTCAACTCACGGCGGACCTCGCCGCAAAATTCGCCACGCTGGCGCTCGCTCATCTGCCACGCGAGTATCCAAACAAACTCACGCACACCCTGGCTGGGCCGGAGGATGTCCAAGGCCCGCGCGCACTGCATCCGGTGTTTTACGGCAGCTACGACTGGCACTCCAGCGTGCATGGCTACTGGCTAGTGCTGCATTTGCTCGGACGTTTTCCTGATTTGCCGCAGGCCGCGCAGATCGTGACGCTCACCGGGCAGCATTTCACCGCCGCCAACTTCGCGCAGGAGCAGGCCTATCTGGATCTGCCGCACAACCAGGGGTTTGAGCGTCCTTACGGCTGGGCCTGGCTGCTGGCGCTGGCCGCCGAGCTCGACACGCTGGCGCTTGCGTTGCCGCAGGCGCGTGGTTGGGCCACAGCGCTCGCGCCGCTCACCAAGACCTTCGTTGCACGTTTCATGGAATTTTTGCCGAAGGCGACGTATCCGTTACGGGTCGGCACGCATTTCAACACCGCGTTCGCGCTGGCTTTAGCGCTGGATTTCGCCACTCGCACCGGGCATTCCGCGTTGACGCAGCTCATCACTGCAACCGCCCAGCGCTGGTATGGCAACGACGTCGCCTGCCAGGCGTGGGAGCCCTCGGGTGACGAGTTTTTATCGCCCGCGCTGATGGAGGCCGAATTGATGCGCAGGGTGCTTGCGCCAGAGGCGTTCATCACATGGTTGGGCCGCTTCCTGCCGGATCTGGCGGCGCGGCAGCCCGCCACGCTATTCACGCCAGCCACAGTCACAGATCGCAGCGATGGCAAGATTGCCCATCTCGATGGCCTGAACCTAAGCCGCGCGTGGTGTCAGCGGGCGCTGGCACGGGCTCTGCCTCCAGGTGATGCCCGCTCAGACGTGCTGCATGAAGCCGCCGAGCGGCATCTGGCCAGCGCGCTGCCGCACGTCGCGGGGGATTACATGGGTGAGCACTGGCTGGCAACCTTCGCCACGCTCGCGCTGGAAGCCTGA
- a CDS encoding Rap1a/Tai family immunity protein, which translates to MKLFSSTLALSAALLSGGVAAQSIEQAATFYNACSQPANLDLCAIFLAGYTGGVNVQSVVSRQPALYCMPPGTTHKKKLETVLSYLSTVPAEQTQPTATLVYKAFAKAWPCR; encoded by the coding sequence ATGAAACTCTTCTCCAGCACGCTTGCGCTCAGCGCTGCGCTACTTTCTGGCGGCGTCGCCGCGCAAAGCATCGAACAAGCGGCGACGTTTTACAACGCCTGCAGCCAACCCGCCAACCTCGACCTGTGCGCGATATTTCTCGCGGGCTACACCGGCGGCGTGAACGTGCAAAGCGTCGTGAGCCGCCAGCCTGCGCTGTACTGCATGCCACCCGGCACGACCCACAAGAAAAAACTTGAGACCGTGCTGAGCTATCTCAGCACGGTCCCGGCAGAGCAAACACAACCTACCGCCACGCTGGTCTACAAAGCCTTCGCCAAGGCATGGCCGTGCCGCTAA
- a CDS encoding DUF979 domain-containing protein codes for MITLEWLYLIAGLMFAAFALFNLADRSRSRRGASFLFWGIYAATFLFGGVLPHFVTGCMALALALIAGSGQLSRKALASNAAPESGEQQACANARLTHRENQARRFGSRLFIPALLIPLVTLAGTFTLKYLPFIQTKNVTLISLVLGTLVAFAVALVMLRDSPIQALKEARQTMDSVGWAAILPQMLAALGALFAVAGVGGVVSDLVQAWVPLSSSFAVIAAYGLGMALFTMVMGNAFAAFPVMTAGIGLPLIVQQFGGNPAIMGAIGMLCGFCGTLMTPMAANFNIVPAALLELRDKNGVIKAQVPTALLLLAVNVLLMYFLVFRF; via the coding sequence ATGATTACGCTCGAATGGCTTTATCTAATCGCGGGCCTGATGTTTGCCGCGTTCGCGTTGTTTAACCTGGCCGACCGTAGCCGCTCGCGGCGCGGTGCCAGCTTTCTGTTTTGGGGCATTTACGCGGCGACGTTTTTGTTCGGCGGGGTGTTGCCGCATTTCGTCACTGGCTGCATGGCGCTTGCGCTCGCGCTGATCGCGGGCTCGGGCCAGCTTAGCCGCAAGGCCCTGGCAAGCAACGCCGCGCCAGAGAGCGGCGAGCAGCAAGCCTGCGCGAACGCACGTCTGACACATCGTGAAAACCAGGCGCGCCGTTTCGGCAGCCGTCTGTTTATTCCAGCACTGCTGATTCCGCTGGTGACGCTGGCAGGCACCTTCACGCTGAAATACCTGCCGTTTATCCAGACTAAAAACGTCACGCTGATTTCACTGGTGCTTGGCACGCTGGTGGCTTTTGCTGTCGCGCTGGTCATGTTGCGCGACTCGCCCATTCAGGCGCTCAAGGAAGCTCGCCAGACCATGGATTCCGTTGGCTGGGCCGCGATCCTGCCGCAAATGCTGGCAGCGCTCGGCGCACTGTTCGCGGTGGCCGGAGTGGGTGGCGTGGTGTCGGATCTGGTGCAGGCATGGGTGCCGCTTAGTTCATCTTTTGCCGTGATCGCGGCTTATGGGCTGGGCATGGCGCTCTTCACCATGGTGATGGGCAACGCCTTCGCCGCATTCCCGGTGATGACCGCTGGCATTGGCTTGCCCCTAATCGTGCAGCAGTTCGGCGGCAATCCGGCCATCATGGGCGCGATTGGCATGCTGTGCGGTTTCTGCGGCACGTTGATGACGCCCATGGCAGCCAACTTCAACATCGTCCCGGCAGCGCTGCTGGAGTTGCGCGACAAGAACGGCGTAATCAAGGCGCAAGTGCCCACCGCGTTGCTGCTGCTGGCGGTCAATGTGCTGCTGATGTATTTCCTGGTATTCCGTTTCTAA
- a CDS encoding autotransporter domain-containing protein, translating into MNHIYSVVWNSTLRLLQVASEQVRSRSGTSGAKRVRGAQVAAAALLVPQPAQTPASALKGTLVPGASFALTQRCSVFACRSGVVVSTLLLGLAAPLQSAQADSPGGGDPMSEGVAPGGAGNGHGGTGGMPRTMPGTVGVGGVGGEGGDGGVELIPSDGGKGGAVGMDTGGSPAGSVTGEAGGWGGAALGASGSGGGGGGGGAGAWSSVVNDSVTNAVGFTIQGGAGGMGGSGALFAPAGGGGGGGSGITLDSGTLDNSGTIKGGAGGAGGSNTTIAGSGGGGGDGVNVIGGEVTLTNTGTITGGAGGINGMAFNSDDNGSGGSGGNGVTMSDGVLANQSGGSISGGAGASVTSGFGVGGNGGAGVEISGNSENVNLWNAAGATITGGAAGQGGNPGIDPVDPSIGANGSAGVGITGANLRVLNAGTISGGREVDGSYAAAVVFTGGTNVFELDPGGVVLGKVDATAGISSTLVLGGEGTASFNAGAIGTDYVGFQSYQKNGSGTWTLTGSNAGLTPWRLKQGTLSIAEEGSLGDVSQALRFNGGTLNTSASFEMQRSFNLSDLGGTIDTNANTTLTVLNTIEGEGRLTKTGDGTLVLDGDNSYRNGTVLKGGTVLVSQDKNLGESGARLFFDGGTLATSSSFITDRSINLALGGGSFSVPDTQNLTLTNTISGIGGIRKLGAGTLTLEGLNDYTGSSEFHEGTVAISADANLGDAAGSLVFSGGTLEATQGMTLNRATILQGGVPGVSAGGGTLQADSGTLVFAGQIAGPGGLTKTGAGTLQITGANLYTGGTTVGAGTLEVNSSGHGLGTGNVTVAAAGGAPDATLRFIGNSRADDLSISTGANGTLAFAGASNAAGAKVLNNLGGTVDLGALSSASMAIGSLSGAGQVKLGHASVTLGGLNRDDTISGAITDDASNGAGGGSAALYKSGTGNLTLNGMNSYSGGTSVNQGQLTIGDAFNSGATTAGDVQVATPGLLRGFGTIGGSVLNQGTVWPGGSTMGQLSLQGNYTQSASGTLQIDVNPNQASLLKVGGAVSLNGTLSLLYAPGTYRATTYQIVSSNGLSGSFSTVSTNANQPNNLIQSVLTSQTGVVLSLSNPVGPVDPSNPSTPVDPGTPGTPGNPGGPVVLAPTNATLFGALGSAAMREGQRVNDVLLERLSRLAGACPSGASSDAVNCQPRGRYAWVQATGDVARVGGNHGAPGYTDRRYGFLAGVERQFNAWTAGVAGGYSHADVTEDQTGSSGTIDTLRIAGYGGRALGPVNLAGTFGYAHDFLASSRNFGSFGNADGNSQGDELHLGAQVSLPLNLGRFVVTPRAGVRYQYFHGSAFDESGPTNQNLAVEGQNLQSLQPYFGVTAAYPFLAMGQRPGLVEVRLGYAYETLDPSRAVAVTAADGTGFVVPGTTASRGMLSAGVGVKLPLRKALDLSASYDTLLHTGNVSGQALRVSLSYRF; encoded by the coding sequence ATGAACCATATTTACAGCGTCGTCTGGAATTCCACCTTGCGCTTGCTTCAGGTCGCTTCCGAGCAGGTTCGCTCGCGTAGCGGCACGTCTGGAGCCAAGCGGGTGCGCGGGGCTCAAGTGGCGGCTGCCGCGCTCCTCGTGCCGCAACCGGCACAGACTCCGGCCAGTGCGTTGAAAGGCACGCTGGTTCCTGGCGCTAGCTTCGCGCTCACACAGCGGTGCTCCGTCTTTGCGTGCCGCTCAGGCGTCGTGGTCAGCACGCTGCTGCTGGGACTAGCGGCACCGTTGCAGTCGGCTCAGGCGGATAGCCCGGGCGGTGGCGATCCGATGAGTGAGGGTGTTGCCCCGGGTGGCGCGGGCAACGGCCATGGCGGAACGGGGGGCATGCCGAGAACCATGCCAGGTACGGTAGGTGTTGGCGGTGTTGGCGGTGAGGGCGGCGATGGCGGTGTTGAGCTTATTCCGTCGGATGGAGGCAAGGGTGGTGCGGTGGGCATGGATACCGGCGGGAGTCCGGCGGGCTCGGTGACAGGCGAGGCAGGCGGATGGGGAGGGGCAGCCTTGGGCGCCAGCGGCAGCGGCGGGGGTGGAGGCGGCGGTGGCGCTGGTGCCTGGTCTTCTGTGGTCAATGATTCGGTGACGAACGCAGTGGGTTTCACCATTCAGGGCGGGGCAGGCGGCATGGGTGGTAGTGGCGCTCTCTTTGCGCCTGCCGGCGGTGGTGGTGGCGGTGGCAGCGGCATCACGCTGGACAGTGGGACGCTTGATAATTCCGGCACGATCAAGGGTGGCGCAGGTGGCGCAGGCGGCTCGAATACGACGATTGCAGGTAGCGGCGGTGGCGGTGGTGATGGGGTGAATGTCATCGGTGGCGAGGTTACGCTGACCAACACCGGCACGATTACCGGTGGCGCGGGCGGCATCAATGGCATGGCTTTCAACAGCGATGACAATGGCAGCGGCGGTTCGGGCGGGAACGGCGTCACGATGAGTGACGGGGTGCTGGCTAACCAGAGCGGTGGATCTATCAGCGGTGGCGCTGGCGCGAGCGTGACGTCAGGTTTTGGCGTGGGAGGCAATGGCGGCGCGGGAGTCGAGATCAGCGGCAACAGCGAGAACGTCAACCTCTGGAATGCGGCGGGCGCGACGATTACGGGTGGTGCTGCGGGCCAGGGGGGTAACCCGGGCATTGACCCGGTTGACCCGAGTATCGGTGCCAACGGCAGCGCTGGCGTGGGCATCACCGGGGCCAATCTGCGTGTGCTCAACGCGGGCACGATCTCGGGTGGCCGGGAGGTGGATGGCAGTTATGCCGCGGCGGTGGTGTTTACGGGTGGCACTAACGTGTTCGAGCTGGATCCCGGTGGCGTCGTGCTGGGCAAGGTGGATGCCACGGCGGGCATTAGCAGCACGCTGGTACTGGGTGGCGAGGGCACGGCCAGCTTCAATGCCGGGGCGATTGGCACCGACTATGTCGGCTTCCAGTCGTATCAAAAAAACGGCAGCGGGACCTGGACCCTTACCGGCAGCAATGCCGGGCTAACGCCATGGCGGCTGAAACAAGGCACTTTGTCGATCGCTGAGGAGGGCAGCCTCGGCGACGTCAGCCAGGCGCTGCGCTTCAATGGCGGCACGCTCAATACCAGCGCCAGCTTCGAGATGCAGCGCTCGTTCAACCTATCGGATCTTGGTGGCACGATTGACACCAATGCCAATACGACGCTGACGGTCCTCAACACCATTGAGGGCGAAGGCAGACTGACCAAGACCGGTGACGGCACGCTCGTACTCGATGGCGACAATTCGTATCGCAATGGCACGGTGTTGAAGGGCGGCACGGTCCTTGTCTCGCAGGATAAAAATCTGGGTGAGAGCGGTGCCCGCCTGTTCTTCGATGGCGGCACGCTGGCGACGAGCTCGAGCTTTATCACGGACCGCTCGATCAACCTCGCGCTGGGCGGTGGCAGCTTCTCCGTTCCTGACACGCAAAACCTGACCTTGACGAACACGATTTCCGGCATCGGCGGAATACGCAAGCTGGGTGCGGGCACGCTGACCCTGGAAGGGCTTAATGACTACACCGGCAGCTCGGAATTCCACGAAGGCACAGTGGCGATTAGCGCGGACGCTAACCTGGGCGATGCTGCTGGCTCGCTAGTGTTCAGCGGCGGCACGCTGGAAGCTACGCAGGGGATGACGCTCAACCGCGCCACGATCTTGCAGGGCGGCGTGCCCGGTGTGAGCGCAGGCGGTGGCACGTTGCAGGCCGATAGCGGCACGCTGGTTTTTGCCGGGCAGATTGCGGGCCCAGGCGGGCTCACCAAAACCGGCGCTGGCACTTTGCAGATCACGGGCGCGAATCTCTATACCGGTGGCACTACCGTTGGCGCGGGCACGCTCGAAGTCAATAGCAGCGGTCACGGCCTTGGCACCGGCAACGTGACGGTCGCAGCGGCAGGCGGCGCGCCGGATGCCACGCTGCGCTTCATTGGCAATAGCCGCGCAGACGATCTGTCGATCTCCACCGGGGCTAATGGCACGCTCGCGTTTGCTGGGGCGTCGAACGCCGCAGGCGCGAAGGTGCTGAATAACCTCGGCGGCACGGTTGATCTGGGTGCGCTGAGCAGCGCCAGCATGGCCATCGGCTCGCTGTCGGGTGCTGGCCAGGTCAAGCTGGGCCACGCTAGCGTCACCCTCGGCGGGTTAAACCGGGACGACACGATTAGCGGTGCCATCACCGATGACGCGAGCAATGGCGCGGGCGGTGGCAGCGCTGCGCTGTACAAGTCCGGCACGGGCAACCTGACGCTGAACGGGATGAATTCCTATTCCGGTGGCACCTCGGTCAACCAGGGACAGCTCACGATTGGCGACGCGTTTAATTCAGGCGCGACGACGGCGGGTGATGTTCAGGTGGCGACGCCCGGCTTGTTACGTGGTTTCGGCACCATCGGTGGCAGCGTGCTGAATCAGGGCACGGTCTGGCCTGGCGGCAGCACGATGGGCCAGTTGTCGCTGCAAGGCAACTACACCCAGAGTGCTAGCGGCACCTTGCAGATCGACGTGAATCCGAACCAGGCATCGCTGCTCAAGGTGGGCGGCGCAGTCAGTCTGAATGGCACGCTGTCGCTGCTGTACGCACCAGGCACCTATCGCGCGACCACCTATCAGATCGTCAGCTCGAATGGCCTAAGTGGCAGCTTCAGCACGGTGAGCACCAATGCGAACCAGCCGAACAACCTGATCCAGTCGGTGCTAACCAGCCAGACGGGCGTGGTGCTGTCGTTGAGCAATCCGGTGGGGCCGGTTGATCCTTCTAACCCCAGCACGCCGGTTGATCCTGGCACTCCCGGCACTCCTGGTAACCCCGGTGGCCCGGTGGTGCTTGCGCCGACCAATGCGACGCTGTTTGGCGCGCTGGGTTCAGCGGCGATGCGTGAAGGCCAGCGGGTGAATGACGTGCTGCTGGAGCGTCTGAGCCGGTTAGCGGGCGCTTGCCCGAGCGGAGCCAGCTCAGACGCTGTGAACTGCCAGCCGCGGGGCCGTTATGCCTGGGTCCAGGCGACGGGCGATGTGGCGCGCGTTGGCGGCAATCATGGCGCGCCGGGCTACACGGATCGCCGGTATGGCTTTCTGGCGGGGGTTGAGCGGCAATTCAACGCATGGACCGCAGGGGTGGCCGGAGGCTATAGCCATGCCGATGTCACCGAAGACCAGACCGGCAGCAGCGGCACGATTGATACGTTGCGTATCGCGGGCTACGGCGGCCGCGCGCTGGGGCCGGTGAATCTTGCAGGGACGTTTGGTTATGCGCACGACTTCCTGGCCTCAAGCCGCAATTTCGGCAGCTTCGGCAATGCGGATGGCAATAGTCAGGGGGACGAACTGCATCTGGGAGCCCAGGTCAGCTTGCCGCTGAACCTCGGACGCTTCGTCGTGACACCGCGTGCGGGCGTGCGCTATCAGTACTTTCATGGCAGCGCGTTTGACGAGTCAGGCCCGACGAACCAGAACCTGGCAGTAGAGGGGCAAAACCTGCAGAGCCTGCAGCCGTATTTCGGCGTAACAGCCGCTTACCCATTCCTCGCAATGGGCCAGCGGCCGGGCCTGGTGGAAGTGCGCCTCGGTTACGCCTACGAAACGCTTGATCCGTCACGCGCTGTGGCGGTGACGGCGGCAGATGGGACGGGTTTTGTGGTGCCGGGCACCACGGCGTCACGAGGGATGCTGAGTGCCGGAGTCGGCGTCAAGCTGCCACTGCGCAAGGCTCTCGATTTGAGCGCGAGCTACGACACGCTGCTGCATACCGGCAATGTGTCAGGCCAGGCGCTTAGGGTGTCGCTGAGTTACCGCTTCTAG